A single window of Nasonia vitripennis strain AsymCx chromosome 4, Nvit_psr_1.1, whole genome shotgun sequence DNA harbors:
- the LOC100120104 gene encoding rho-related BTB domain-containing protein 1 isoform X1 — protein sequence MDNEQPHQELVKCVVVGDTAVGKTRLICARACNKHVSLSQLLTTHVPTVWAIDQYRIYKDVLERSWEVVDNVNVSLRLWDTFGDHEKDRRFAYGRSDVVLLCFSITNPVSLRNCKAMWYPEIRRFCPHTPVLLVGCKNDLRYMYRDETYLSYFRDRSPFVRATRKSDLVMPDQARAVARELGVCYYETSVFTYYGVNEVFENSIRAALIARRQQRFWMTNLKRVKRPLLQAPFCPPKPIPPEVCLAPSTYEENIKSLWTRLDHTDVTLIAGNHSFTAHRCFLAAASPAFHRLFTMELVQEYTPRSSSESSMVSSFGEATVGDFNDDTECLIRIDQSKTNKVWDQIKRRSSFQVLPTQETQRKPIGATRELNHPAFQCIRVAVVENSNGVHQQTTVVTLSKLITSQAMQQCLQFIYTGNLDKRYHDLKTAPIGLLLEIRQAAEFLELPQLLMVLNNMQSREQYMNSDLNNQFKQIVRQRLETLCLEQGLFADVVFDLDDGSLSAHRAILTARCDMMKAMFSGDFRESSAKIIVFPGVREYTFHKLLCYLYTDEVPAISSARCLNLLELANRLCLPRLVNLVENRVIEDLERLSQNDGNEAVENCLRLLEPCKLHNADQLADWCMNHLCVNYNKLCKMSPRSLRLLHPENQEYLSEHRWPPVWYLKDYDYYQKCLAEQDRESKPTLKRNRNQSSSGSTSNSSSSGGCLCFSSSNKSRRSTSGVLTTSTTTTTTVGEATPERPLFESAVIDAAAAGEAV from the exons ATGGACAATGAGCAGCCCCACCAAGAGCTGGTCAAGTGCGTGGTCGTGGGCGACACGGCGGTCGGGAAGACCCGGCTGATCTGCGCCCGAGCATGCAACAAGCACGTTTCCCTGTCGCAACTGCTCACCACACACGTGCCCACTGTTTGGGCCATTGATCAGTACAGGATCTACAAAGAC GTGTTGGAGCGCTCCTGGGAGGTTGTCGACAATGTGAACGTCTCGTTGCGACTATGGGACACCTTCGGCGATCACGAGAAAGATCGGAGATTCGCCTACGGCAG ATCAGACGTTGTGCTACTATGCTTTTCCATAACGAACCCCGTGTCGCTAAGAAACTGCAAGGCGATGTGGTATCCGGAGATCCGTCGCTTTTGCCCCCACACTCCGGTACTGCTGGTAGGTTGCAAGAACGACCTGCGGTACATGTACCGCGACGAGACCTACCTCAGCTACTTTCGCGATCGAAGCCCCTTCGTCAG GGCGACGCGAAAGAGCGACCTGGTGATGCCGGACCAGGCTCGAGCGGTAGCCCGAGAACTCGGCGTCTGCTACTACGAGACCAGCGTGTTCACCTACTACGGTGTCAACGAGGTCTTCGAGAACTCCATAAGGGCAGCGCTGATCGCTCGACGCCAGCAGAGGTTCTGGATGACCAATCTGAAAAGGGTTAAGAGACCCCTCCTACAG GCGCCGTTCTGTCCGCCGAAGCCGATACCGCCGGAAGTCTGCCTGGCTCCGAGCACCTACGAGGAGAACATCAAGTCCCTGTGGACGAGGCTCGACCACACTGACGTCACTCTCATCGCCGGCAATCACTCTTTCACCGCCCATCGATGCTTCCTCGCCGCTGCCTCGCCCGCCTTTCACAGGCTTTTCACTATGGAACTCGTTCAGGAGTACACGCCCAGGAGCTCCAGCGAGTCCAGCATG GTCAGTTCATTCGGCGAGGCGACAGTCGGCGACTTTAACGATGACACGGAGTGCCTGATTCGCATCGATCAGAGTAAAACCAACAA GGTTTGGGATCAGATCAAGAGACGCTCGAGTTTTCAAGTACTGCCCACTCAAGAAACGCAGAGAAAGCCCATCGGAGCCACGAGGGAACTCAATCATCCTGCCTTCCAATGCATACGCGTCGCTGTG GTTGAAAACAGCAACGGCGTTCATCAACAAACGACCGTCGTAACACTGTCAAAGCTCATCACGAGCCAAGCGATGCAGCAGTGCCTGCAGTTCATTTACACGGGAAATCTGGACAAACGCTACCACGATCTAAAA ACAGCTCCTATCGGGCTACTACTG GAGATCAGACAGGCTGCCGAGTTTCTGGAACTGCCGCAACTGCTGATGGTCCTCAACAACATGCAGTCGCGGGAGCAGTACATGAACAGCGACCTGAACAACCAGTTTAAGCAGATCGTGAGACAGAGGCTGGAGACACTTTGTCTGGAACAAG GTCTTTTTGCTGACGTTGTGTTCGACCTGGACGACGGAAGCTTGTCAGCGCACAGGGCCATTCTAACCGCGCGTTGCGACATGATGAAGGCCATGTTCTCCGGTGACTTCCGCGAGAGCAGTGCCAAAATT ATCGTCTTTCCAGGTGTGCGCGAGTACACGTTCCACAAGCTCCTCTGCTACCTGTACACGGACGAGGTACCAGCGATATCCTCTGCGAGGTGTCTGAACCTTTTGGAATTGGCCAATCGGCTCTGTCTACCGCGTCTGGTGAACCTCGTGGAGAACCGCGTGATCGAGGACCTAGAGAGGCTATCGCAAAACGACGGCAACGAGGCCGTGGAAAACTGTCTTCGACTGCTGGAACCGTGCAAG CTTCACAACGCGGACCAGCTGGCTGACTGGTGCATGAACCACTTGTGCGTCAATTATAACAAACTCTGCAAGATGTCGCCACGTAGTCTGCGACTTCTGCACCCGGAGAACCAGGAGTATCTCAGCGAACATCGCTGGCCTCCAGTTTG GTATCTCAAGGACTACGACTACTACCAGAAGTGTTTGGCTGAGCAGGACCGCGAGAGCAAGCCCACCTTGAAGCGCAACCGCAACCAGTCGTCCAGCGGTTCAACCTCCAACTCTTCATCCTCTGGCGGATGTCTCTGCTTCTCGAGCTCCAACAAGTCTCGGCGCTCGACCTCGGGTGTGCTAACCAcctcgacgacgacaacgacgaccgTCGGCGAGGCCACACCCGAGCGGCCCCTGTTCGAGTCGGCCGTCATcgacgccgctgctgccggcgAAGCCGTATGA
- the LOC100120104 gene encoding rho-related BTB domain-containing protein 1 isoform X2, with protein MDNEQPHQELVKCVVVGDTAVGKTRLICARACNKHVSLSQLLTTHVPTVWAIDQYRIYKDVLERSWEVVDNVNVSLRLWDTFGDHEKDRRFAYGRSDVVLLCFSITNPVSLRNCKAMWYPEIRRFCPHTPVLLVGCKNDLRYMYRDETYLSYFRDRSPFVRATRKSDLVMPDQARAVARELGVCYYETSVFTYYGVNEVFENSIRAALIARRQQRFWMTNLKRVKRPLLQAPFCPPKPIPPEVCLAPSTYEENIKSLWTRLDHTDVTLIAGNHSFTAHRCFLAAASPAFHRLFTMELVQEYTPRSSSESSMVSSFGEATVGDFNDDTECLIRIDQSKTNKVWDQIKRRSSFQVLPTQETQRKPIGATRELNHPAFQCIRVAVVENSNGVHQQTTVVTLSKLITSQAMQQCLQFIYTGNLDKRYHDLKEIRQAAEFLELPQLLMVLNNMQSREQYMNSDLNNQFKQIVRQRLETLCLEQGLFADVVFDLDDGSLSAHRAILTARCDMMKAMFSGDFRESSAKIIVFPGVREYTFHKLLCYLYTDEVPAISSARCLNLLELANRLCLPRLVNLVENRVIEDLERLSQNDGNEAVENCLRLLEPCKLHNADQLADWCMNHLCVNYNKLCKMSPRSLRLLHPENQEYLSEHRWPPVWYLKDYDYYQKCLAEQDRESKPTLKRNRNQSSSGSTSNSSSSGGCLCFSSSNKSRRSTSGVLTTSTTTTTTVGEATPERPLFESAVIDAAAAGEAV; from the exons ATGGACAATGAGCAGCCCCACCAAGAGCTGGTCAAGTGCGTGGTCGTGGGCGACACGGCGGTCGGGAAGACCCGGCTGATCTGCGCCCGAGCATGCAACAAGCACGTTTCCCTGTCGCAACTGCTCACCACACACGTGCCCACTGTTTGGGCCATTGATCAGTACAGGATCTACAAAGAC GTGTTGGAGCGCTCCTGGGAGGTTGTCGACAATGTGAACGTCTCGTTGCGACTATGGGACACCTTCGGCGATCACGAGAAAGATCGGAGATTCGCCTACGGCAG ATCAGACGTTGTGCTACTATGCTTTTCCATAACGAACCCCGTGTCGCTAAGAAACTGCAAGGCGATGTGGTATCCGGAGATCCGTCGCTTTTGCCCCCACACTCCGGTACTGCTGGTAGGTTGCAAGAACGACCTGCGGTACATGTACCGCGACGAGACCTACCTCAGCTACTTTCGCGATCGAAGCCCCTTCGTCAG GGCGACGCGAAAGAGCGACCTGGTGATGCCGGACCAGGCTCGAGCGGTAGCCCGAGAACTCGGCGTCTGCTACTACGAGACCAGCGTGTTCACCTACTACGGTGTCAACGAGGTCTTCGAGAACTCCATAAGGGCAGCGCTGATCGCTCGACGCCAGCAGAGGTTCTGGATGACCAATCTGAAAAGGGTTAAGAGACCCCTCCTACAG GCGCCGTTCTGTCCGCCGAAGCCGATACCGCCGGAAGTCTGCCTGGCTCCGAGCACCTACGAGGAGAACATCAAGTCCCTGTGGACGAGGCTCGACCACACTGACGTCACTCTCATCGCCGGCAATCACTCTTTCACCGCCCATCGATGCTTCCTCGCCGCTGCCTCGCCCGCCTTTCACAGGCTTTTCACTATGGAACTCGTTCAGGAGTACACGCCCAGGAGCTCCAGCGAGTCCAGCATG GTCAGTTCATTCGGCGAGGCGACAGTCGGCGACTTTAACGATGACACGGAGTGCCTGATTCGCATCGATCAGAGTAAAACCAACAA GGTTTGGGATCAGATCAAGAGACGCTCGAGTTTTCAAGTACTGCCCACTCAAGAAACGCAGAGAAAGCCCATCGGAGCCACGAGGGAACTCAATCATCCTGCCTTCCAATGCATACGCGTCGCTGTG GTTGAAAACAGCAACGGCGTTCATCAACAAACGACCGTCGTAACACTGTCAAAGCTCATCACGAGCCAAGCGATGCAGCAGTGCCTGCAGTTCATTTACACGGGAAATCTGGACAAACGCTACCACGATCTAAAA GAGATCAGACAGGCTGCCGAGTTTCTGGAACTGCCGCAACTGCTGATGGTCCTCAACAACATGCAGTCGCGGGAGCAGTACATGAACAGCGACCTGAACAACCAGTTTAAGCAGATCGTGAGACAGAGGCTGGAGACACTTTGTCTGGAACAAG GTCTTTTTGCTGACGTTGTGTTCGACCTGGACGACGGAAGCTTGTCAGCGCACAGGGCCATTCTAACCGCGCGTTGCGACATGATGAAGGCCATGTTCTCCGGTGACTTCCGCGAGAGCAGTGCCAAAATT ATCGTCTTTCCAGGTGTGCGCGAGTACACGTTCCACAAGCTCCTCTGCTACCTGTACACGGACGAGGTACCAGCGATATCCTCTGCGAGGTGTCTGAACCTTTTGGAATTGGCCAATCGGCTCTGTCTACCGCGTCTGGTGAACCTCGTGGAGAACCGCGTGATCGAGGACCTAGAGAGGCTATCGCAAAACGACGGCAACGAGGCCGTGGAAAACTGTCTTCGACTGCTGGAACCGTGCAAG CTTCACAACGCGGACCAGCTGGCTGACTGGTGCATGAACCACTTGTGCGTCAATTATAACAAACTCTGCAAGATGTCGCCACGTAGTCTGCGACTTCTGCACCCGGAGAACCAGGAGTATCTCAGCGAACATCGCTGGCCTCCAGTTTG GTATCTCAAGGACTACGACTACTACCAGAAGTGTTTGGCTGAGCAGGACCGCGAGAGCAAGCCCACCTTGAAGCGCAACCGCAACCAGTCGTCCAGCGGTTCAACCTCCAACTCTTCATCCTCTGGCGGATGTCTCTGCTTCTCGAGCTCCAACAAGTCTCGGCGCTCGACCTCGGGTGTGCTAACCAcctcgacgacgacaacgacgaccgTCGGCGAGGCCACACCCGAGCGGCCCCTGTTCGAGTCGGCCGTCATcgacgccgctgctgccggcgAAGCCGTATGA